ATTGATGTCAGTAAGATGACAGTGCGCTATTTTGCCCCTGTTTGGCAAGTATTTTTGCACTGTCATCATATAATGGTATACACCAGCATACCGCTACTGATGGACGATATTATCGAAGGGGTCAATAATGTTTCTGCCAATGCAGGTATTGGTCGTACTTCCGTAAGGCACTGCGGTAGGTTGTTTGCTCAATATCGGGTAAATAATCGCAGATACGCTGCTGAACATTACCGTCTGAAGCAAAACTTTCCTGTGGGTAATTTTTCGCCACCAATAACTCATCGAGACGACGTAACCGAATAACATATTCACGCATCGTGCTATGCCGGACTTCAGTCTGCTCGATCAGATATTGAGTGAAGGACTTGATATCAAAATAATTGGCGTGAGTATTGCAAAAAACTTCGCTACAAAAGCGACATAGCGGGACAAGTTCTTCCTGAACTGACTCCCAGATAGCGTGATCGATTAAGCGATCCATCATGGCTATCGATTTCTTATTGATAAGCTGATCGCGAAATACCAAAGAGACGCGATCAAGTTCTTTCGCACAGTTAGCACAGTGTGTCTGTTTGTGCTTAAAATCTTTCAGATAACGACTAAGAAGCTGCTTCTTCCTGGTTGATTGAGGCATGAGTCCATTCCTGACTGTAGAGTGATACTACTTCCATGTCTGCGCGCCTAAATTAAACGTCGCTCATTAATTTCGCACGCAGACGCTTTATCGCCTGGCTATGCAACTGACTAACGCGTGACTCTCCCACCTCCAGAACAGCACCAATTTCCTTTAGGTTCAGTTCTTCCTGATAGTAGAGTGTCAATACCATTTTTTCACGTTCTGGAAGATTTTCAATCGCATCCATCACCCGCTGGCGCACATTAACATCCATCAGTTGATTAAGCGGATTCGCTTCTTCATTTCCTTCCAGTAACGCCTCGGCACTATCCCCGTGCTCTTCACGCCATTCATCGTAAGAAAACAACTGGCTATTGTTAGTATCCAGAAGAATCTGTCGATACTCTTCAAGCGGAATATTCAGGGTATGGGCAACTTCCAGCTCGGTTGGTGCCCGGCCAAGAGACTGTTCAGCCTGTTGCATTGCCTGTGCGACTTCACGGGCATTACGCCTGACGCTGCGTGGTGCCCAGTCCCGGCTGCGTAACTCATCCAGCATTGCGCCACGAATTCGTTGCACAGCATACGTAGTAAACGCCGTACCTTGTAACGAATCATAACGTTCTACTGCACTAAGTAACCCAATCCCTCCGGCTTGCAAGAGGTCATCGAGTTCCACACTTGCCGGAAGACGAACCTGTAAGCGCAAGGCTTCATGGCGCACCAAAGGAGCATAGCGCTTCCATAGTGAATTTTTATCCATTGTGCCTTCAGCGGTATACAGTTCGCTCACAGTGATAAATACCTATAATTTAAGGTTCTACATAACATTATGCGTTTAGCATACAACGGCAATCGGAAGAATAGGTGTAGAAAAAAGGCTTTTTTCAGATATGCTGCCCAATTGCCATTTCTGAGTATTGTAGCTTCTATCGCTGAAGCTGGACACCTGCACTATCCCAAATGAGAGCAATTTTTGTGATATCGCTCTACAGTGATTGACTGGTAATGAAAGAAACTATTAACACATTAACCGTATGTCGATGAAAAACCAGATTACGTTCTTAGATATTCTTATCAGACTATTATAGAAATAATGGTCGGATGTGTCGGATGAAATGACGTAAATAGTCGCCTTGATCTTTTTTTAACCGGATGCTATCACGCAATGAGATTATATTTTTCAAGAAGATAATTTTTATATGCTGAGTAGTTATTTTCTGCGTCCTTGATGGTGGTGACTGCCCACATAAATGCCCCTTCTTGATGATTGATATCAAAGACAAGAGACGTATCAATCCGTGCAATATTTGTTGACTCTCCAACACCATCCAAAACAGCAGATAGTGCAACTTGATCCAAAAACCAGACAACATTGTTTTTCTTCAAATTATTCCATATAAAAAGGGCAACTTTTTTAATAAACCGCCTGGACTCCTCACTACCATTAAGATAGACAAATCCAGCAATCGCTTTTTCCCAGAAAGGAGCACCTTCACTTTTGGTTAACGCTATATCGGAGGATACAAGTTTAGGCTCAACAAACCGCCAATTGTTTTTTATCAGAGAATCCGCATCAACAATTAGTAATGGCCCCTGAAATATCGATAAAAGATAATTTGCTGCGGTAAATCGCCTACACGCATAGTGAACATTAATACCCGATACATTCCCGATTGGCTCAAGAGTACAAGAGATATTTAACTCAGGCAGGGAGGCATGTTTTATTTTTATATTTTCTATAGTCAACTCATCAGCATCATAGACGTGAAGGTGTACATTAAAACTATCACGATTAGACTCATATAAAGAATAGATGAGGGACACTGCATGTTGATGATAATATTTCACATCACAAGAAATCAGTATTGTAGGCTTGTCATTTTTTATTTCTCTCTTCAATAGCCACTGATAATGATCATAACTAACATCGTCTTTTTTAGATATAAGTGAAGTGAAGTCGATATATGAATCAGGATAACCGCCACTCTTAAATATAGTAGTAACTACCATCAGCAATGCTAGTGGATCTTCACCTATAAGATAAGAGTTAGCAGCCATCCTTTGTGCCAGTAACATTGCATACTGGTAATCTTCCTCAAGAATACAGGTGAGCAATAATATCTTAAACACAACAGGCACATCCTGCAACACCTCTAGATTATTCTCAATCAAAGTAACAGCATGCTCTATAGCACCAATACGGAATAGTATCTGGATAGACACTACTAAATATTCTAGATTCGGAGCTACATCCAGTACTTCCCCAAGATAACTAACAATGTTATCGATATATTCGCTCGGCAATCTTACCTGCTGTCCTTTCCATTTTTCATCCAGCGTCAGATTAGATAACGCAATAGCATTCAACAACAGCCTTAAAGCTTTATCCTGTTCTGGTGGTAAATTGCTTTGACTAACCGATAATTTTTTATTCAAAGTGTAAATGTCACAACTTCTTTTGACGAAAATATCAACTATAATATCTTTTGATAATCCGCCAATATCACCAATAACCAACTCACTACTAAACACATCTCGATAATATTGGTGAGCCGACTTAACATTGGAGTAATTTGACATGAACAACCTCATTATTGATAAATGATTATAGCATTAGCGCAATATATCATTAGGATATTCGTTTTTTAAAACAGATAATTCTCTACAATAAAAAAACCACTAATAAATTAATGGTGAGATTTTTAGAGAATTATGTATTGACGTTCTTAATTAAAAACCACGTGTCATTGAATAAACTAAATCATACCCATCCCATTTCATAGAAAAATCTAAGGTTTTTCCAATCGGAACGACTCTGTCAATACCAAGAGGTTTATAGTGCATCATGAAGTCATGAATAACTTCATTTCTGACACCTAATGTAGCTATCGTCTGACATCGCTCACCACATACTGGATATATTTCAGAAATGTCATCAGCCATATACTCCATAAAGTAGCCACAGTTACCTGAATATGACATTGTGTTATTATCAAGATGACTCAGTTGAATTCTAAAAACAGTGTTATTATCATCAGATATTTTTTTCACTCCATCATGTGATGCACAAAGCTTATAAAAATCAGCTAATTTCCTGACTGCGGATACTGCATTGAGCTCGTATCTTTCATTAGCTAGAATTGAAAATTTTTCCCAAAATAAAGACATTGCAGTAGTCTTATTATTGCCAAGCCAGACAATAAGCTTAGGTGAAGTACAGGCATTTTGGTCTGATAGAAGAGTGTCATTATAAAAATCAGAAGCAATCTTTTCTTTATTTTCAACAGCCAGGTATGATTCAGCATCAATAATACAGATTGAATAACGATCTGAAAAAACGATATCCAGATTTCTCGGGTTTGCAGGTGAGGCCTGAAGCGTTGAAATAGTCAGGTCACCGCCCCATATTAATCTAGTTCTACAAATAGATGAAAAATAATCATTGATAATTTTATCGCGTGGATAGCGGAGAAGAATGATATAAGGAGATAAATCAGGGAAATCACTTAACGTTCGATTAATTTCCTCACAAAGCAAATCAATTTGTGGGAATGCCTTTGATGGAACCCTGACAACGCTTGCATTTCCTGTTAATAATCCAGAAAATAAGGAGTATGCGAAATTCAATGCAACATTTGAGGGGGCGATATGAAATGCAACACCTCGACCTAGCCGATAACCTAAAGAAGGATATTCTTTATCTTTTATACCCAGAATGGATGCCTTCCTACACCAAAATGCTAATGTAATAACATCAGGATGATCTTTTGCCTTTGTGTTTTTAAAAATATTTTTCGATAAAGAATCCAAAAAATCAATAACTCTGCTTTCAAATGCAATCAAAGGCCTTGCTTCTGACAACTGTTCTATTAAGAGCTGGCTACCTACCAGAATAGTAATTCTCTCAAAATTATGAAGCATAGGTATCACTACACCCTCTTAATTCAGCGTTCTGGAACCGTCCCAAGACCGAAAAATACTTTCCCAGTCGCCCACAAGGACAGTCATCCTCACCTAAAACCACACCAACATCTTCAGTCAACAGTGAATGCCCTGGATATGATTCTGGAATCAAGGATAGAACCTGTATAATACCTGGACGCCCATTGGGAAGGACTGAAAAATCTTTTGGATCTCGGATTATAATATCGGAGAAAACACTTGCATGGAGATGGCCGTGCTCGCATTGCATATATATACAGCCCGTTTGTTCGACCATACCATAATAATCGAATGTCTGCTTGATTCCACAAGAATCATTTAATAGCCGAGAGAATTCTTTTTGAGATACGGCTTCAGATTGAAGTTTTTTCCATCCACCACCATGGATAAGAATAGCATTAGATAAGTCTATTTTTATATTTTTTTCTTTAAGGCTTTTATAAAAAAACTGCCAGACCATAAAAGTAAAACCAAACAAGAGAACCTTTCTTCCTTTGTGCTTAGATAAGAAAGAAGAAACAGCCTCGATATCAATATTCATATGTTCATCAAGGCAAAAAATTTTATCCGATGCAAAAATAGAGAAACCCAAGATACCTGCACCGCGAGCAGAGAATAAATTTCTATCTTTCATCACTGTTGGTGTATCTATAACAATCAATGGAAGTCGGGATGTTCCAGTAAAATCACTAACAATCTTTACAAATGCTTTTTGCTGATTGCTCGCTGTGTCTTTATTTAAAAAAATTTTCGAAACCTGTTGTCCTGTAGTTCCTGATGATGTCATTGTTTTGATAATTTCATTTTTTTCGACACTATACAAATCTAGCTGCTTAAAAAGAGAAACAGGCAAAAAAGGAAAATCAGTAATTTTATTTATTTTTTTAATATCAAACGAAATTCCATTCAACATCTTCTCATACGGCAAACATGAAGCTGCATGATATACAGTGAGATAACTCAAGCGTTCTATGAAGAGACTATTTTTTTCATTTTTATTTAAAGAGTATGGTGGAAGGGAGAATATATTATCGTAGCTAATCATAGTTGCAATCCAACTTTGAGTATAATGTTTTCCCTGCCTCATTTTTAGGTATATCAGAAATAACTTTAAAACTGAAGGCACTATGGT
This sequence is a window from Dickeya aquatica. Protein-coding genes within it:
- a CDS encoding acyl-CoA reductase, which encodes MLHNFERITILVGSQLLIEQLSEARPLIAFESRVIDFLDSLSKNIFKNTKAKDHPDVITLAFWCRKASILGIKDKEYPSLGYRLGRGVAFHIAPSNVALNFAYSLFSGLLTGNASVVRVPSKAFPQIDLLCEEINRTLSDFPDLSPYIILLRYPRDKIINDYFSSICRTRLIWGGDLTISTLQASPANPRNLDIVFSDRYSICIIDAESYLAVENKEKIASDFYNDTLLSDQNACTSPKLIVWLGNNKTTAMSLFWEKFSILANERYELNAVSAVRKLADFYKLCASHDGVKKISDDNNTVFRIQLSHLDNNTMSYSGNCGYFMEYMADDISEIYPVCGERCQTIATLGVRNEVIHDFMMHYKPLGIDRVVPIGKTLDFSMKWDGYDLVYSMTRGF
- the fliZ gene encoding flagella biosynthesis regulatory protein FliZ, whose product is MPQSTRKKQLLSRYLKDFKHKQTHCANCAKELDRVSLVFRDQLINKKSIAMMDRLIDHAIWESVQEELVPLCRFCSEVFCNTHANYFDIKSFTQYLIEQTEVRHSTMREYVIRLRRLDELLVAKNYPQESFASDGNVQQRICDYLPDIEQTTYRSALRKYDQYLHWQKHY
- a CDS encoding RNA polymerase sigma factor FliA; amino-acid sequence: MSELYTAEGTMDKNSLWKRYAPLVRHEALRLQVRLPASVELDDLLQAGGIGLLSAVERYDSLQGTAFTTYAVQRIRGAMLDELRSRDWAPRSVRRNAREVAQAMQQAEQSLGRAPTELEVAHTLNIPLEEYRQILLDTNNSQLFSYDEWREEHGDSAEALLEGNEEANPLNQLMDVNVRQRVMDAIENLPEREKMVLTLYYQEELNLKEIGAVLEVGESRVSQLHSQAIKRLRAKLMSDV
- a CDS encoding LuxE/PaaK family acyltransferase gives rise to the protein MISYDNIFSLPPYSLNKNEKNSLFIERLSYLTVYHAASCLPYEKMLNGISFDIKKINKITDFPFLPVSLFKQLDLYSVEKNEIIKTMTSSGTTGQQVSKIFLNKDTASNQQKAFVKIVSDFTGTSRLPLIVIDTPTVMKDRNLFSARGAGILGFSIFASDKIFCLDEHMNIDIEAVSSFLSKHKGRKVLLFGFTFMVWQFFYKSLKEKNIKIDLSNAILIHGGGWKKLQSEAVSQKEFSRLLNDSCGIKQTFDYYGMVEQTGCIYMQCEHGHLHASVFSDIIIRDPKDFSVLPNGRPGIIQVLSLIPESYPGHSLLTEDVGVVLGEDDCPCGRLGKYFSVLGRFQNAELRGCSDTYAS